In the Endozoicomonas sp. SCSIO W0465 genome, TCCAGCCGCCGCAGCAACCCGTTGATCAGCCGTCGCCGCTGTCGGTGCGCCAGTTCATGATCCAGCAGCTGCACCAGCCGCCAGGGATTGCGTTCAGTCTTGATGCGGTGCAGGCACTGGTGGCAATGGCCGTGCAGTACCCGTTGATTTTGCGCTTCAATGCCGGTAACGATCACGGTGGGATATCTCCGCTGTCAGGTGGTTGGGGATATGATTTAACGCGATACGCCGGGCTTTTCGGCACAGGGTTTGCAACTGGCTGACGGTTTTTTTTAATAACCTGGCTTTCTGGTAAATCGGTCCCGGCGTACCGTAAATAATGACCAGCAGGATGACCTGGCGGATTGGCAACCGGTCGATCAGGTCATGGTTCAGCGCCAGAATCTTCCGGTTACTGCGGGTGCCAAGCCATAATGGCCGGCTTTCGCCATGGCTTGCCTGTACAAACTGAAACAGCTGACTGTTACCCAGGCTGAAATCCTCAGTGGCATAGATGTAATACCAGCTGGCCCAGTACTCCAGCAGCACATCAATCACGTCCGGTTTGCGTCGCATATCAGCGATCCTGGTCCATGGAAAAGGAAACGGGGTGCAGCAGCCACTGGCAGAACAATTCGATGTCCATACGGATACAGCCGCGCACATCCTCTTCAGAAAAAAAGGTATCCGGGTGCATCATGACCTGCCAGCTTTGGTGATCAGCACGAAAGGCCAGTACCGGAATTTTTTCCCGGGCGCTGGCATTGCGGTAACACTGCGACCACCAGTCTCGCAACCGGGCATCGCTGACGGATTGCCAGCGCTTGATTTCAATGCTGAACTGACCCACGGCGTTGGCGGCCCCGGTATCGTCGCCGCTGTCGCGGCACTGCGCCAGGTTGCGCCGCAGGTTGACGCGGCCATTGGTCAGGGTGGCCACCCGGCGGCAAAACTCGCGCTCGCCATTTTTGCCCTTGGTACGCCCGGCATGGGCATGAACTGATGGGGTGAAAGTCCCCTGTGGGAGAACCTACATCTGACTGGCGGTAAAGACGCCTGCTGATGACAACCACTAGCTTAAGGCAAGTGCAGTCCCGCGAGGGGCTGTGCGGAGGCAGTCTGAGTGCAAAGGTGCGAGCCGACGTACAGAAATCGCATATAAGGCTGAGTCTCTGGGCGAGTGAGCCAAGGATCACAAAGCCCTATGGTTCGTGAGACACGGTAAATGCGGCGGTTGTGCACTGAAAGTTCATGTCCTTATCCGGGGAGATCTGTTCAACATGCGATTGGTAATTCCCAGTTCTCAGCCACTGGTTACAACAGGCTCGGCGAACAGGTCTCATCATCCTGTTCGAGCAAACCCGATGGCAACCAATAGCGCCAGCAGAGGTAACTCCGCGTGGTGATTGGACAGAAGTCAGCAGAGGCCATAGTAGCTGTACGACAGAAGCCATTAACGGATGGGAAGTCGTTAGCGAAGGGCCGAACATCGACGACAAAGAGGAGACTGATTCCCTCAAGGCGATGCAGCCGTCCGGCGACTCACCGTACTTGGCGACAGAATCTTTAACCAGCTTTGAACCATGATCTACTAAATTGCGTACTTGAACCGGCTAATCTGGCAAGTGCATGGAAACAGGTCAAAAGCAACAAGGGTGCTCCGGGTATTGATGGAGTCACTATTGAAGCTTATCCAGACTTTGCCAAACAGCATTGGCCTTCAGTGCGTCAAGCCTTATTGGACGGAACCTACCAGCCATCACCCGTGCGCCGACATGTTATAGAAAAGCCGGACGGCGGTGAGCGTTTGCTGGGAATCCCTACCGTGATGGATAGGGTCATACAGCAGGCCATTGTGCAGGTGCTGACCCCTGTCTTTGATCTGTCTCTTGATCACAAATAGCTACCTTGTTCTATCATTTCTCACTGATAAAACAGGTCATGCTTCCACTTTCTCCTAAACCATGGTCAGAACTAACTTTTGGATGTGCTGATTTGGGCGATACTCGACGTACAAAACGACTTGTCAAAGTTGCTGCCGAGCTTTCAGCTCATACCGGTAATTCTTTGTCATCTTCATGCGAAGGTTATACCGCACTGGTAACTGGAGCTTACCGGCTGATTGAGAATGAGGCCGTAAAGCCTGAAGCAATAGCTGAGGCAGGCTTTCAGGCAACTGCCAAAATAGCGAGACAGTCTCGCCTACTTCTGGCTCTCGAAGATACAACAACCCTGGGTTATAAACATGCTGTCAGATCCGAGCTTGGTGATCTTGGAGGTCCTGAAGGCTCTAAAACCAGAGGATTCCACGTCCACTCTGTCTTCTTGGTTGATGCGGATACAGAGCGAAGCATTGGGCTTATTGATCAAGAACGATGGGTTAGAGAGGACGTTCAGCGGGGGAAAAAGAACCAACGTCGTCAGCTACCTTACGAGGGAAAGGAAAGCTTTAAGTGGCAAAGAGCCTCTGAAAACACAGAACAAAGGATGGGGGGTAAAATGCCTGACATCATCAGTGTTTGCGACCGGGAGGCGGATATATACGAATATATGCACTACAAACTGGATAACCGACAGCGGTTTGTTGTAAGAGCTACACAAAACAGAATCCTGGTGGATGGCGAACTCTTATTATTTGATTCCTTAGCTCAGACTGAAGTGTTGGGGAAATATACGATAGTGGTTCCTCAAAAAGGAGGTAGAAAGAAGCGAAAGGCAACGCTGCAGGTCAAAAGAAAGAAGATGACAATACAGGCGCCGCAAAGGCCAGGCGGCAGGCCGGAACCGGTAACTATGAATATTGTGTCGGCTGAAGAGATTGGCAATGACTCCGAAGACCGTTTGCACTGGGTACTATTGACAACTGAAGATATTGAAACATTCGAAGACTGTCGCTCTATCATTCGATTTTACGAGCTCCGATGGCGAATAGAAGAGTTCCATAAGGCTTGGAAATCGGGAGCAGGAGTAGAAAGGCTTCGTCTGCAATCTCCGGATAACATTGAACGACTTGCGGTCATATTAATGTTTGTCGCTGTCAGACTAATGCAAATCCGTGAAGCATTAATGTTACCGAATGACAGGCAGCACAAAGACAGAAAGCTTTGGAGTGAAAAAACACTCGCGAATGAGGTGGTCAGTGATGATGAATGGCAGGTTCTCTGGCTAACCTATGAAAAAAAAGCGTTGCCCGATAAGCC is a window encoding:
- a CDS encoding IS4 family transposase translates to MLPLSPKPWSELTFGCADLGDTRRTKRLVKVAAELSAHTGNSLSSSCEGYTALVTGAYRLIENEAVKPEAIAEAGFQATAKIARQSRLLLALEDTTTLGYKHAVRSELGDLGGPEGSKTRGFHVHSVFLVDADTERSIGLIDQERWVREDVQRGKKNQRRQLPYEGKESFKWQRASENTEQRMGGKMPDIISVCDREADIYEYMHYKLDNRQRFVVRATQNRILVDGELLLFDSLAQTEVLGKYTIVVPQKGGRKKRKATLQVKRKKMTIQAPQRPGGRPEPVTMNIVSAEEIGNDSEDRLHWVLLTTEDIETFEDCRSIIRFYELRWRIEEFHKAWKSGAGVERLRLQSPDNIERLAVILMFVAVRLMQIREALMLPNDRQHKDRKLWSEKTLANEVVSDDEWQVLWLTYEKKALPDKPPTVTWLLQTIARLGGWGDSKHTGQPGWLVVWEGWAKLQDRVKTWQIARQFSAGEM